The nucleotide sequence GCGAATTGATGCTTTCCGGCACATACGACTACTCCCCGGATCTCAGTTTCGGCGCCGGCTATTGCCATCTATTCGCGCTGGATGCGCTGGAAGACGGCACGGCCTTCATCCTGACGAACGGCCTTACACGGCCGGTCTTCACCGACGATGCGGATCACCTCTTCTTCGAAACGAAGATCAAGTTCTGATCGATCCGGCGCCACGTCCCAAGCCTCCCGCAATTCAACGCGGGAGGCTTTTTTCTTGCAGGCCTGTTGCCGGCATGCGGATAAAGGAAAAGCCCCAGCCGAGACTGGGGCTTTCGACAAGTGTATCTCCGTCCGTCTAGAGGGCGGTCACGTTTGTCGCTTCGGGGCCTTTCTTGCCCTGCGCCGCTTCGTATTGAACGACTTGGCCATCCTTCAGGCTCTTGAACCCGCCCATCTGGATGTTGGAATGATGGACAAACAAATCGTTGCCTCCGTCATCCGGCGTGATGAACCCGTACCCTTTGTCATCATTGAACCACTTTACTGTACCACGTGCCATTTTGTTCTCTTCTCCGAAGGATTCGTTGTGTTCGGGCCGAATCCCTGGTCTGCCCGGGACATTTTGTCCGTGTCGTGCAACCGTTGATGGACTATCCATCTCTAGAACACAAACAACAATATAACACATCAACACTTGAAGTGCAAATTATTTCCCGCTTTTTTTCGGGGGCGGATTTCGCCTCGTTGCGCAAGGCGCGCGCGAAAGAAAAACGCGGAGGCGACGGATCGGCAATTCGACTAGCGCTTGGCGGCGCGTTGCGCGAGCCACGCGCACTGTTGGCGCAGGCGCTGCATCCATTCGATGGCGTTCAAGCCCGCCAGTTCGCCGCCCAGTTGCACGAGTTGATAGGACACCGTCGCCACGTGCTTGATGCCGACGGCGTAATACAGCGCCACTTCCTCCTGGTAGGATAGCGATCGGAATCGTGTGTAATTGTCAAGCAGCAAGTTGGTGCGATAGGACAGCCTGTCATCGGCGAATGCCGTCCGGATGCAAAGGTTGGACAGCGCGTACGCGAGGTCTTCGAGATAGCAGCCGGCCCCCGCGAATTCAAGATCGATCAAGGCCGTCAGCCGGTTGCCGTCGAAGAGCAGGTTGCCGCCGTGATAGTCGCCGTGGATCAATCCCGTCTCGAAATTGTTGCGCGCATCCCAGTTCAGTTTTTGCGCCGCTTCGTGAAGAAACAGCGCCAGGTCGTTGCAACAGTCCGTGGCGACGTTTTCGTCGCCCTGGGTCTTCGCGAGTTCGTACAATTGGCCGAAAGAGGCCCGCGGGACCTCGCTGAACCGCCACATGCGCGCATCGCGCGGCGGGCATGGAAAATCCCGGCAAACGTGATGGAAACGGCCGAGGGTCTCGGCGGCGATCCGGAGGGTTTCCTGGGAAATCTGCATCGGCTCGCCCGTCACGAACGCCTGCAGTTCAAGCGCCCATGTGTCGAGTTCGACGATTCCTTTGCCGTCCTTGGCTCGTTGGATGCGCGCCACAGCGATGCCGTTTTCGGCGAGATGATCCGACAGGCGGTGCTGAAAGCGGAGCGAATCGAGGATCACCGGATCGCGCCGGTATGTCTTGACGAGAAATTTTCCGGCGGACGTGTTGACCACCAGTTTGCGGTGCCGCCGCTGGTGGGCGTCCTCCAATTGCCGGGGCGTTTCCACTTCGCCCAGATCGTAATGTTTCCGGATGACGTCGGCAAGTACGTCAAATTCGTTGATGGCCTGCTTCACGGTACGTTCAGCGTCTTTTCCGATTCCACATTCTTGAACAACTCTTCCTTCCTGAACCACGTCGGTTTCATTTTGCGTGGGCTGTACAATTTTTCGGACTGATCCACGTAATGCGGCGAATTCGGATCGCCGCTTTGTCCCCACGCGACCAGACTATACGACTCGATGCCGTCCTTGTGCAAGAACGAGATCATGAGCGAACCGCTCCCGTTGTACGCGACGTACCGGCCCGATCCTTTTTCCTCCTCGCGCATCGCCACGTCGAAGACCGTCTCCGTGAGGTTGCGCTTGTCCTTTCCTCCGCCGAAATCGCCCGCGTCGCACGGGAAATACTTTCCGCCGCGTCCGATTCGGTGGATATCGCCCCATTTCACTTCCGCCGAGCCGTATTTGTTTTTCAGATCGGCAAGGGTCTCGGCAAGCCGATCGATCATCGCGGCCTGATCGGCTTCGGACAGCGGCTGTCCGTCCGCCACGGCCACGATGTCAATGTCCTTCTCGCATTTCAGCCGCCAGAATTTGACCACGGTGCAGATCGCGCAATCCTTCACATACCGGCCGTCCCATTCCAGGATCGCCTGGACGGTTTGGGCGATGTCCGGTTCGCTCATCCGGGCGGCGCCGCCGCCGGTGGAAGCGGCCGCCAGCGCCGCTTGCCACGGTTTGGCAAGGATGTCGTACACGTCGAGCGTGTAGGCGATGGCTTCATCTTGGGTGACCGAATCATCCGCGTCGAGCAATTCGAGCAGCCGCGCCCCTCGCGGGCTCTGCTTGTCCCATGACACGTTGAAAATATAGGGCTTGTACTTGTCCGCCGTCATCGGCGAATCCCTCATCATGACTGCGGGGCTGCAATTGCAGTTCTGGAAATAACCCTGCGGCGGATTTTTGATCTGCACCAAATCCCGGATGTCGTGGAACCCCCGCCAGCGCGTGTCGTTCGTTCCGCCGGGAATCGGCGCGGCGGGATTCACGCCTTCGGGCCGGATCGGCGTGCAGCCGTTGCGCACGTACTGGATGTTTCCGTCGCGATCCGCGAACAGAATGTTTTGCTCCATCAACTGATTCATGCCGAGCGCGGCGTAAAATTCGTCGCAGTTCTTCGCCAAGAGCATGTTGTACATCTGCTCGAACACGCCCATCTGATCAATGTAGGGCGAGGCGCCGCAGTAGGCGATGCCTTTCGCCTCGTCCGGTTCCTCGACCAGCGGGCCGTACACCGAATACAGCGCCGGTTTGACGACGGGGCCCTTGTCCTTGACATTGATGGTAATCGCGGCCGCGTCGAAGGTCTTCCACGCGCCCTCGTATTCGTACTGAAACAGGTTTTGCGGGTTCAGTTTGACCATGTAGACATCCGAGGTGTCGGGTCCGCCCGTGGTGCAGGCCCATGCCACATGCGCGTTGTGGCCCAGCGCCGGCAAGGGCGATCCGACGAGGAAATAGCCGCAGAGGTCGCCTTCCCGGACATGCATCCGCGCCTCGTAAAAGACCGCCAGCCCTTCCCACGTCAGGTGCGGATCGGTCATCAGGATTGGGCATCCGTCCGCCGACCGCGACGGCGCAACGGCGTAGGCGTTGGAACCGAACGGGGGCGCTTCCTTCTTGTTGTGGAGATCATCCTGGATCGTGCCCAGCGGCCACTGCAGGATCATGACGCGTCCAATGGCCGCGCATTGCCATCCGTGCAGTTCCGTGGCAAACGGCGGGTTCTTTTCGGGGTGCTCCGCCACATACGCCTTGACGCCTTCCATGAAACGCTCGGCGATCAAGCGCAAATGGGCCGGCGCCTTGTTCCAGTATTCTTGGCACCGTTCCGCGTTGCGAATGAGGCGCATCGCGTAGTCAATCTCGAGAATGTCCCCTTCGTCGCCGAACGCTTCCGCCATCGTACCCGTCGCGGTCCGGATGTTCTTGTACAAGTCTTCCAGGCGATCCTCCGCCTGCGCATAACCGAGGGCGTACGCGCCGTCGGCGAGCGTGTCCGCAAAAATGTGCGGGACGCCCCACGTGTCCCGATACAGCGTGGCCATGCCCGCCTGGGCGGAGGCCGGAACAAGGATCGCCAGTCCAAGCAAAACGATGTGTTTCCGCATGTTCCACTCCCGTTCAAGACAATCCGGCGTTGAACCGATCGATCGCCGGACGCCAGTATTCCACCGATTCCTTCAAATCCGCGACGACCCGCGCGTCCATGGGCAGGCGTTCGCGGTGCGATATCTCCAGCAGCAAGGCGCAGGATTCGGCGCCTGACTCGCGCAGCGTGGCCAGGATTTCCCCGGGCACGATTTTTCCGCGCGCATTATACTCGGATACGAACGGATAATGCCCCCCCTTGTCGCGAAGGCTTTGCTTGATATGAATGCAGGGGCTGACCTTCGCGAACGCGCGCAGCCACGCATGCGGATTGGTGTCGTCGGGATTCGCGGACGTGACGTCGCCGTGGTCCACGTCGAGGCACAGCCGCATCGGAATCGCGAAACCTTCCACGCACCGCGCCAGCAGGCCGCGCGTTTCCGCGATGGTTTCGCCGAGTTCGCGCGGAATGGACATCGGCTCGAACATCAGATAACGCAGCCCCGCTTCCCCGGCGTGGTGCGCAATCTCGCGCCACGCGGCAATGCCCTGCTCGATGCGTTCGGCCCGGCGCGCCGGATCCGCGTTGTCCCGAACACTGAGGATGCCGAAATGACTGCCCATGCCTTCCGCGCCCAATGCGCGCGAAAGACGGGCGAACCGCTTGAACCAGTCAATCCAGACCCGCCGGATCGCCTCGTTGGGATGCAGGACGTGGTTGACGCGCGTGAAGGCCGAGGTAAACGTCGTTTCAATCCGCACGCCCTTTCGCGCGCATAGATCGCGGATCGTTTCCGCTTCGCGGGCAACCAGCGATTCCGGCAAAAAGGGATTCAGCAAATCCGCCGTGAACTGGACCGTGTCGAGGCCCAGTTCGTCGGAAACGACGCCAATCCAGTCCGCCGGTTCCGGAAACCGGTTGATCGCAAAACCCGTGTTGATGCCCAGGGTGATTTTCATGCCGCCGACACTCCGCGTTCCGCCGTCAACAACGCCCGCTGTTCCAAGGATCCATCCTGTTCCCGTGTCATTTCAAGGGCGTGTCGTCCGTCGTCCATACGGTCAGGTTGGTGAGATCGCGCGGCTTGGACCACCACAGGCCGGCCAATGCGAACGCAACAACGAACATGAGGAGATTGCCCACCATGCCCGCATAATAGGTGTCGATCGGCTTGCTCAGCCACTGCGCCAGGCCGGCCGGCAGGCCCCACGCGGTCTGCATGACGTCCTTCGTGACCCAGCCCAATTCCAGGAGGCTTATCCATGCCGAGAAGATCAACGTGCAGACGATGCCCGCCGCCACGGCCCGCCCGTCCCCGCGCTTGGTCAGGAAGCCCAGCAGGTACAGGCCCAGCAAGCCGCCCGCCGTCAGCGCGCCCAATTTGGTGGCCGTGTCCTGAAGCGTCTTGCTGTTGGCCATCATGAGGGCTGCGGCGCCGCCCACCATGAACACCGACGCGCCCATCGAAACCGCCTTGGCCGCGATGACGTAGTTGCGTTCGGAGGCGTTCCGGGCCACGTGCCGCTTGTAGATGTCCACGATGCTGACCGCCGACACGGCGTTGATGCTCGACGACAGCGACGACATGGCCGCGGCCAGCACCCCCGCAATCACCAGCCCCGAAACGCCGGGCGGCAAATATTTCACCACGAAATAGGGAAGGATCTGATCGGCCTTCTGCGCGCCGGTCAGCATGGCCGTTGCCTCCGGCGTGGGATGAAACTTGAAAAAGACGTATAGGGTGGTGCCGAGAAACATGAAGAACGCCCATGTCGGCACGCTGCACAGGCAGCAAATCCAGATGGCCTTGGTGGCCTCGCGCGGATTTTTCGACGCGCAATATTTCTGGATCACGTTCTGGTTGCTGCTGTATTCCGTCAGCCAGCCCGTCAACCCCACCAGAAGCATCATCAGCACGGTCTTTTCCGTCAGCGAAAAGCCCCACGCCGCCCGTTCGAGCGACCCCGTGGCCGAATTGAGGTCGCCCAGCATGAATTTGCCGTCCTCGAACGCCGTCTTGATCACCGTGGCCAGCCCGCCGTCAATGTGATAGACGGCCAGAAACAGGCAGGCGAAGCCACCGCCCCACAGCAGGAACGACTGAAAAAAATCGGTCCAGATGACCGCTTCGATGCCGCCCATGATCGTGTAGAACGACGTAATGACGCCCCCGATGAGAATGCACACATACGGGTCCAGCCCGGTCATCTGCCGCACCAGCAGCGACACGAGATACAGGATGAGGCTCAGCCGGATCAACTGGCCGAACACGAACATCAGCGCCGCATACAGGCGAACACCCGGACCGAACCGGCCTTCGAGATACTCAAACGCCGACACCACGTGCGCCTTGCGGTAAAACGGCAGAAAGATCAGGGAAGCCAGAAACACGCCCAACGGAAGCATCAAACAGGGAAGGAAACGAAGATAGGCCGTCTTGTAGGCATCCGCCGGATACGCCATGAACGTAATGGAACTGATGGACGTCGCGAACATGGACAGGCCGATCAGCCAGCCCGGAAACGAGCGGTTCCCCAGAAAATAGCCTTCCGTGGTGCGGCCCCGCCGGGCAAAAATCGGACCCATCGAAGCCATCGCCAAAAAATACACCACCAATATGACCCAGTCGAGAACCGTGAACCCCGTCATGAAATATCTCCAAAGGACCCGATACCGCAGTCAATCATTCGCGACAGGGTAGCAATTTGCCCCGCATCATGCAAACCCGCGCGTTCAGCGCTAAATCCACGTGCAAGGAACGCGGCAAGGATGCCGCGTCTACGGTAGAAGCGGCATTTTGCCGCTTTTCCGCCGCCCCAAACATCAAACGTGTAACGGTGAGGGTCGTCGGGGAGGGTTGTCGGGGACGCCGCCCCCCTGTCGCATGTGGGATCACCGTCTGGGCTTGTTCGACAGGTGCTTGAGGTGGTAGAGGAATTCAAGTGCCTCGCGGGGACTGAGCGCGTCAATATCGGTGGACTCGAGTTCCTTTTCGACGGCGCTTGGTTCAGCGGACGGCGTTTCGGGTCCGAATAGATACATCTGCTGCGGCAAGCCCACGGAGGCCGGGTTGCCCGCTTCGAGGCTTTCAAGGATGCCGCGCGCGCGTTCGATGACGGGCGGCGGCAATCCCGCGAGTTTGGCGACCTGGATGCCGTAACTGTGGTCCGCGCCGCCGTCCACGATACGGTACAGGAACACGACCTTGCCGCCCCATTCGCGCACGGCGACGTTCACGTTTTTCGCGTGTTCGAGTTTGTTGGCGAGATCGGTCAATTCGTGGTAATGCGTGGCGAAGAGTGTCTTCGCGCGGATGTGATCGTGGATGTGCTCGGCCACGGACCACGCAATGCTGATCCCGTCGAAGGTGCTGGTCCCGCGCCCGATTTCGTCGAGCACGATCAGGCTGCGTTCGGAAGCCGAATTCAGGATGTTCGCGGTTTCGATCATCTCGACCATGAACGTGCTTTCGCCGCGCACGAGGTTGTCCGACGCGCCCACGCGGGTAAAGATGCGGTCCACGACGCCTGCGCGGACTTCCGCCGCCGGCGTGAAACTGCCGATTTGCGCCATCAACGCGATCAGCGCCACTTGGCGCAGGTACGTGGACTTGCCCGCCATGTTCGGCCCCGTCACGATCTGCAGGAAGGCCGATGACGGATCGAGCACGGTGTCGTTCGGCACGAAATCGCCGCGGGACATCAAATCCTCGACGACCGGATGCCGTCCATCGCGGATGCGCAGTTCGTTCGAGGTGTCCACCGTCGGCTTGCAGTAGCCCTTCGTGGCCGCGACTTCCGCAAACGACAGCAGCGCATCCACCGTCGCCATCGCGTCGGCCGTTTCCTGGATGCGCCGCGCCTCGGCAGCCACACGTTCGCGGAGCGCCACGAAGAGGTCGTATTCGAGTTTTTGCATCCGTTCCTGCGCGGTAACGATTTCCTCCTCGCGCGATTTCAGCCGCGGCGTCACGAAGCGTTCGGCATTGACCAGTGTCTGTTTGCGTTCGTAGTCCGCCGGCACGAGATTGAGATTGCCCCGGCTCACCTCGATGAAGTAGCCGAAGACCTTGTTGTAGCCGACCTTGAGGTTCGGGATGCCCGTGCGCGCGCTTTCCTCGCGCTGCAACGTCGCGATCCAGTCGCGCCCGCCGCGCACAAGCGACCGCAAATGATCGAGATCCTCGTGATAGCCGTCCTTGAACAGGTTGCCCTCGGTGATCGGCACGGGCGGCTCGTCAACGATCGCCGCGCGAATCCAGCCCGCCACGTCGTCGAGCGAGTCCATGCCGTCGCGCAACGCCGCCAGCATCGGCGCTTCGGCTTCCGCGAGGATTGCGCGCAACACGGGCGCCTGTTCGAGCGAACGCCCCAGGGCGAGCAGATCGCGCGCGTTGCCCGATTTCGACGTGAGGCGTCCCAGCAGCCGTTCGAGATCGGCCACGTCCTGCAACGCTTCTTTCAGGCGGATCCGCAATTCGGCGTCGCCGAAGAGGTTCTCGACCGCGTCGAGCCGCTGCCGGATGGCCTCGACATCCACCAGCGGATGCAGGATCCAATGCCGCAGTTTGCGCCCGCCCATGCTCGTGTGTGTGCGGTCGAGCACGCCGAGCAGCGTGCCTTGCTTGCGCCGGTCGGCCAGCGACTCGACCAGTTCGAGGTTGCGTTGCGTGTTGCCGTCGAGCACGACGAAATGCGACGGACTGTAATGCCGCGGATACCGCAGATGCGGCACGCATCCGCGCTGCGTGTCCTTCACATAGGCGAGCACCGCGCCCGCGCAACCCGTCGCTTCCGGCAAGTCTTCGAGGCCAAGTCCCTTCAGCGTGCTCAGGCCGAATTGGTCAAGCAGCCGTTCGCGCGCAACCTCCGGATCGAAGTCATGTTCGGGCCGCGGCGTGAAGCAAACCGCGTCGAAACGCCGCTTGAGGCGTTCGAGCGCCTTTTCGTCGAGATCGGCGGGGATCAACACCTCCGTTGGGGCCATGCGCGTCAACTCGTCCTGAATGACGCGTTCCGGGTCGCCGTCAATCCGCGCCGCCAAAAACTCGCCGGTCGTTACGTCCACGAACGCGAGGCCGGCCTGTCCCCCATGCACGCTCAACGCCGCGAGATAATTGTTCGCCGTCTCATCGAGCAGATTCGGCTCCATGACGGTGCCCGGCGTGATCGTGCGAATGACTGCGCGCTTGACGATCCCCTTCGCCTCGGCGGGGTCTTCGATCTGGTCGCAAATCGTGACCGTCTTGCCGGCGCGGATTAGTTTCGCCACGTAATTGTCCACGGCGCGAAACGGCACGCCCGCCATCGGCACGCGGTCGCCCTTGTCCGTTCCGTCCCGCGACGTGAGCGTCAGACCCAGAATGCGCGACGCCTCGATTGCGTCCTCGAAGAACATCTCGAAGAAGTCGCCCATGCGGAAGAACAGGATCGAGTCCGCGCATTCCGCCTTCGCCTGCAAATACTGCCGCAGCATCGGCGTCAAATGCCGATCCGAGATATCGCCCAGTTTTTTCCAGTTGTCGCCCATAAAACGGCATTATACAGGAGTCGGGCGTTGGGAATCAGGGAGAAAGATTGGGCCTTCCGGAATACGGCACGAACAGTCCGTGTTGGGAAAACGGTTGAACATGGAAAGGATTTGGGACGATGATGAAACCCGGCTGGATGTTTCTTGTTATTGCCGCCCTGATCGTTTTCGGCGCGAGTCTTGATCAGAAAAGCCACGCCCAGGCGTTCGAGCA is from Candidatus Hydrogenedentota bacterium and encodes:
- a CDS encoding cold-shock protein; the encoded protein is MARGTVKWFNDDKGYGFITPDDGGNDLFVHHSNIQMGGFKSLKDGQVVQYEAAQGKKGPEATNVTAL
- a CDS encoding phosphotransferase → MKQAINEFDVLADVIRKHYDLGEVETPRQLEDAHQRRHRKLVVNTSAGKFLVKTYRRDPVILDSLRFQHRLSDHLAENGIAVARIQRAKDGKGIVELDTWALELQAFVTGEPMQISQETLRIAAETLGRFHHVCRDFPCPPRDARMWRFSEVPRASFGQLYELAKTQGDENVATDCCNDLALFLHEAAQKLNWDARNNFETGLIHGDYHGGNLLFDGNRLTALIDLEFAGAGCYLEDLAYALSNLCIRTAFADDRLSYRTNLLLDNYTRFRSLSYQEEVALYYAVGIKHVATVSYQLVQLGGELAGLNAIEWMQRLRQQCAWLAQRAAKR
- a CDS encoding penicillin acylase family protein translates to MRKHIVLLGLAILVPASAQAGMATLYRDTWGVPHIFADTLADGAYALGYAQAEDRLEDLYKNIRTATGTMAEAFGDEGDILEIDYAMRLIRNAERCQEYWNKAPAHLRLIAERFMEGVKAYVAEHPEKNPPFATELHGWQCAAIGRVMILQWPLGTIQDDLHNKKEAPPFGSNAYAVAPSRSADGCPILMTDPHLTWEGLAVFYEARMHVREGDLCGYFLVGSPLPALGHNAHVAWACTTGGPDTSDVYMVKLNPQNLFQYEYEGAWKTFDAAAITINVKDKGPVVKPALYSVYGPLVEEPDEAKGIAYCGASPYIDQMGVFEQMYNMLLAKNCDEFYAALGMNQLMEQNILFADRDGNIQYVRNGCTPIRPEGVNPAAPIPGGTNDTRWRGFHDIRDLVQIKNPPQGYFQNCNCSPAVMMRDSPMTADKYKPYIFNVSWDKQSPRGARLLELLDADDSVTQDEAIAYTLDVYDILAKPWQAALAAASTGGGAARMSEPDIAQTVQAILEWDGRYVKDCAICTVVKFWRLKCEKDIDIVAVADGQPLSEADQAAMIDRLAETLADLKNKYGSAEVKWGDIHRIGRGGKYFPCDAGDFGGGKDKRNLTETVFDVAMREEEKGSGRYVAYNGSGSLMISFLHKDGIESYSLVAWGQSGDPNSPHYVDQSEKLYSPRKMKPTWFRKEELFKNVESEKTLNVP
- a CDS encoding TIM barrel protein; this encodes MKITLGINTGFAINRFPEPADWIGVVSDELGLDTVQFTADLLNPFLPESLVAREAETIRDLCARKGVRIETTFTSAFTRVNHVLHPNEAIRRVWIDWFKRFARLSRALGAEGMGSHFGILSVRDNADPARRAERIEQGIAAWREIAHHAGEAGLRYLMFEPMSIPRELGETIAETRGLLARCVEGFAIPMRLCLDVDHGDVTSANPDDTNPHAWLRAFAKVSPCIHIKQSLRDKGGHYPFVSEYNARGKIVPGEILATLRESGAESCALLLEISHRERLPMDARVVADLKESVEYWRPAIDRFNAGLS
- a CDS encoding sodium/solute symporter (Members of the Solute:Sodium Symporter (SSS), TC 2.A.21 as described in tcdb.org, catalyze solute:Na+ symport. Known solutes for members of the family include sugars, amino acids, nucleosides, inositols, vitamins, urea or anions, depending on the system.); the protein is MTGFTVLDWVILVVYFLAMASMGPIFARRGRTTEGYFLGNRSFPGWLIGLSMFATSISSITFMAYPADAYKTAYLRFLPCLMLPLGVFLASLIFLPFYRKAHVVSAFEYLEGRFGPGVRLYAALMFVFGQLIRLSLILYLVSLLVRQMTGLDPYVCILIGGVITSFYTIMGGIEAVIWTDFFQSFLLWGGGFACLFLAVYHIDGGLATVIKTAFEDGKFMLGDLNSATGSLERAAWGFSLTEKTVLMMLLVGLTGWLTEYSSNQNVIQKYCASKNPREATKAIWICCLCSVPTWAFFMFLGTTLYVFFKFHPTPEATAMLTGAQKADQILPYFVVKYLPPGVSGLVIAGVLAAAMSSLSSSINAVSAVSIVDIYKRHVARNASERNYVIAAKAVSMGASVFMVGGAAALMMANSKTLQDTATKLGALTAGGLLGLYLLGFLTKRGDGRAVAAGIVCTLIFSAWISLLELGWVTKDVMQTAWGLPAGLAQWLSKPIDTYYAGMVGNLLMFVVAFALAGLWWSKPRDLTNLTVWTTDDTPLK
- the mutS gene encoding DNA mismatch repair protein MutS, with product MGDNWKKLGDISDRHLTPMLRQYLQAKAECADSILFFRMGDFFEMFFEDAIEASRILGLTLTSRDGTDKGDRVPMAGVPFRAVDNYVAKLIRAGKTVTICDQIEDPAEAKGIVKRAVIRTITPGTVMEPNLLDETANNYLAALSVHGGQAGLAFVDVTTGEFLAARIDGDPERVIQDELTRMAPTEVLIPADLDEKALERLKRRFDAVCFTPRPEHDFDPEVARERLLDQFGLSTLKGLGLEDLPEATGCAGAVLAYVKDTQRGCVPHLRYPRHYSPSHFVVLDGNTQRNLELVESLADRRKQGTLLGVLDRTHTSMGGRKLRHWILHPLVDVEAIRQRLDAVENLFGDAELRIRLKEALQDVADLERLLGRLTSKSGNARDLLALGRSLEQAPVLRAILAEAEAPMLAALRDGMDSLDDVAGWIRAAIVDEPPVPITEGNLFKDGYHEDLDHLRSLVRGGRDWIATLQREESARTGIPNLKVGYNKVFGYFIEVSRGNLNLVPADYERKQTLVNAERFVTPRLKSREEEIVTAQERMQKLEYDLFVALRERVAAEARRIQETADAMATVDALLSFAEVAATKGYCKPTVDTSNELRIRDGRHPVVEDLMSRGDFVPNDTVLDPSSAFLQIVTGPNMAGKSTYLRQVALIALMAQIGSFTPAAEVRAGVVDRIFTRVGASDNLVRGESTFMVEMIETANILNSASERSLIVLDEIGRGTSTFDGISIAWSVAEHIHDHIRAKTLFATHYHELTDLANKLEHAKNVNVAVREWGGKVVFLYRIVDGGADHSYGIQVAKLAGLPPPVIERARGILESLEAGNPASVGLPQQMYLFGPETPSAEPSAVEKELESTDIDALSPREALEFLYHLKHLSNKPRR